The genomic stretch AACtctgagactgagaaatgaagagctctgactccttcttcaagcgccaggctgggaaaagagactttggaacttttctcggggtcactctgagcagctagAGACCCCGACAAGGGAGTGCCAAGCTGTGGTCAGCGTGTCTGTCCCACGGGGCTGGCTGTGTCACACAGCCACGGCCACCAAGGGATGCCCAGTGAGGGGACCCCAGTGCTCTGAGCCAGAGCAGGGGGCTCGGGGCTGGAACTCTCAGCAGGGCtgatggggaggggtcctgcgCCCACCCCCGAGCTGGcaccagtgtccccaaagccctggggctggctggaagccctgctgctcccagccctgctgctcccagccctctgcctgGCCCCGATAAAGCACCACGGCTGGAGGTCCCCATCttgtggcagcagggacaaaCGGCTGGGACAACACGAGCCCGGCGGTTCTCTggccaggcagagccctggcaaAGTGCTGCAGAGGCAGGACACTGCCAGTGCCACTCAACGTGTCCTGCTTGAGGGCACAGCACGGCTCGGGAGCAGTCAGAAGCTGAAGCaagctgggaacagctctcacCCCTCACATACACATTGTCCCCACACTGCTCTTACACCTTCTCTCCTGTACCCACCATGCTGGGGACCGTGAGGACCCTCAGTGGCTGGGTTTGGAGGAGTCCAAGTCCGTGCTGGATTTGATGCTGGCCCTTCCCAATGCTTTCCACAGCAGTTCACACCTCCTTGCACACCTGCGTGCCCTGAGTTCCCACCATATCCTGGTTCTCCATGAGATCCCCAGGACGTTGTGCCTACAGCTCTGCCTGGGCGATGTTCCTGGCTGGAAGGGTGGAACCTGCTCCAACACCTGCTCCATAAAGGTGGATCAGATTGGCCAGTGATGCCCTGACTGGCTTTCTCCTCCGTTCCTCACTGTGCCCAGGAACAGAGGGTGTGTGGGCTCATGACATCTGTGGTGCTTTGCAGAAGAGACTCTGAAGGGCCTCCTCCTCTCTTTGGAGTTTCTCCTGTCTCTGTGCATTCACTGACAGCGTCTGGAGGCCATGGGATTATGGAAGAGGCCATCCTTGCCAGTGCCAAGATCAGAGGAGCCTGTGGCAACCTGTCCTGGCTTTGTGAGCCACCCTGGGGCTTCCTTGATCCTTCCCCTCCTCACTGAGGACCTCCCAGCCCTTACCCAGCACCTGGCAGCTTGTAGCCTCCTGGGACTATCTGCTTTCCAGTCTCCCACCACACCcacagctggaggagagcccACACGTTCCTTTATCAGCCCCCACCACGGCCACCCTGCTGTGGGGTGTGATAAGGGCTGGGGGGTGCAGACAGCAGCACAACCCCTGGGCTCCTTTTTGTGGAGCCCTTACACTGCCTCACACTGCTGGATCTGGACTGAGCCCCATCTGCTCCCcttgcagctccccagggccccTCCACAGTGACACCCAGCAATGGGCCATTTGGAGGAGGCAGAAGAAGACCCAGTGTGCTGGGTGTGCAAGGAAAGatgtcctggcacagggagctcctcAGGCTATTCGCACTCTGCTACCAGGCAGAGGGTCACTGGTGCCAGGAGCCCCTGTACTCCTGCGTAGATCTTCAGGAGGAGATGTCCTCTAGCTCTGTCCTGAACAAGGGTGCACGGGGCTGGTGGTGCAAGAGGGGATCCCAGTGTGGAATTCTGGGGGGACCCCCAGATCCATGAGTCTCTCCTCTGCACTGGTGCCCAGAAATGCTCTGTTTCCTACCATGGCAGCAAGGCAGAGTCTTGCCCAAATTCTTCCTCCTCTCAGGGACAGCAAAACCAGAGCCCTTTTCCTCCATGCACCCACCTGATGGGGAGACCTCCAGTCCAGACCCCCAGAGCACATCCCTCCCGCTCCCTTCCCGCGGGCAGAGCGCACAGAGCAGGACACCGGGGCTGCAGCACAAATGCAAGAGATTTTATTTCAGAACATTTGGCTGCTGGCTGTCGGAGGGCTGGTGGGGTGTTGGCTCCAGCTCTGGCCACAGCACACGCCTTAACGGTACTTGGCAGTCAGCACGGTGCCCACGGCACACAGGAACTTGTCCAGGGAAGCGTGCACCTCTGGGGTCAGCAGACCGGGGTTGCGGGTGGCCACTGTCACCAGGAAGCActggcccagcagctggaagggaAAACGATGTGGTGAgcaagggaaggagggaagggagtAGCCAGGGGGTGCGGGAGGGAAGCTGGGCTGGTCACCCCTCCCCAGAGACTCACTTTGAAGTTGACAGGGTCCACACGGAGTTTTTGGGCGTGGAGGTCGCTGAGCTTGGAGAGGGCACCAGCGAGGTCATCGATGTGGTTGACAGCTTCCACCAGGGCGCCCGCCACCTTCTTGCCGTGCCCCTTGACCTGGGCAGAGCCCTTTCCTAGGTCGAAGTGGGGGAAGTAGGTCTTGGTGGCGGGGTAGGTGGCGAACATCCTGCAGAACAGAGGGGTTCAGAGACAGctgagacagggacagggtggcaaAGGATGGGGACAAGAGGGGGCAGATGCGAGGGAGTCGGGGCTGGAGACGAGAGACAGAGGGTCACACAGGGGACACCCACGATACCTCTCCAGGGCATCGGCGCCATATTCGTCGGCCTGGCCGCCGATTTTGGCGAAAACGCCCTTGACGTTGGTCTTGTCTGCGGCGGACAGCACCATGGTGTCACCTCCGAGTCGGCAGCGCCAGCACGGGTGTCCCCGCTGCCCGCCGCCGCCCTTATATGCGGTGCTGGGgctccgcccggcccggggctgctGGAGCCCGGCCAGGAGGGgccgccctgccctgccctgccccgccccgctccgctccgctctgccgggcaccggcaccggcaccggcaccagCCCCGACTGGCatcggcaccggcaccggcaccggcaccggcaccggcaccggcggGCGGCTCTGCCTCGGGGTGCCGGCTCGGGGTTAAGGTCAGGGCTTGTCCCAGAGCGGGTGGGTGGTCTCTGCCCCGCGGACACATTTAGAGTTAGGCTTGGAGTTAGGATGCGGTTGTAGTGCCCAGGCTGCCATGGGTTGTGGTTAGGGTCTGCACTGGCACCAGCGAAGGAGCCCGTGTGTGTCCCTTGGTATGGGACTGGCACAGCCTGGATGTGTTCTGGCCAGGTGTTGGCACAGCAGCGTGGGGGAGTCTGTGCCCCACACCCCCACACAGCCCCGTGTGCACCTGCATGCACAGCCTGACCATCCACCAGCCTGAACACACCCCCCGAGCTGCCCCAGGACACACAGAGCACCATGTGCACCTGCATGCACAGCCTGACCATCCACCAGCCTGCACACACGCCCCGAGCTGCCCCAGGACACACACTGCCCCTCCACGCActgccagctgccacctgcacgtccttgtgctgtccctgctcagccctctGCCATCCAACACACCCAACACAACCAGCACGGCTGCCCCACTGCACTCCCTGCTCTGGTTCCTCAGCACACCCCACACCCGTGTACCCCACACCACCCCACAGTGTGTgtcctctgcagcccctgctccctgaGCCACTGTCAGGCCAGCAGAGCCcggagctgccctgccccagccccctgtCATGCACTGTgagtgctggccctgctgctctggagccatGGGAtcagcactgggcactgctgcaaGAGCTTTGGGAAGATACCAGGGATCACTGATGTCTGTGGTGAGCCCTGAGTGCTCCACATGATGAGGAGTGTAACAAGGGCAAGGAAgatgagggtggtgaggaaGGCAGGGAGGGTGAGGGGGTTCGCAGAGCTCGCAGTGGGTTCGGCAGGTGGCGCAGaccagcagtgacagctcaCACCCGTGTTTCCTCCGCGGCTGAGGTTCTTATCATTTGTGTTTGGGGCAGATTAGCTCGGTCTGGCACTGCTTCAgagtggggagggagggcagggggggctgattttctgggaaacagcagcagcagcagcagggcactgtctgctgcatgtgtgtgcatgggGAGAGCTgccaaggcagcagagcccttcaGACCGGTGGCACAAAAACAAACGTGTGCAAATGCACATGAGCCCACTGGGATGTGGACTGGGATGTGTTTGGAGTGCTGCGGGTtcacctgcaggtgctgctgtgttCAGAGACTgcctgtttgtgagcaggcaGGGTCCCTGCATGCCCCCACCTGCCTCCTGCCCACACCTGGATGCTCAGGCACCTCTCTCCTGCAGGATCTTATCTCTTCCTTCTGgtgtcacagcacagagcaaaccCAGGGCTAATTTAGTATCTCGTAGCCCTTCACCAGTGATCActgattcttttaaaattcaggcTCCAAAATCCTGAAACCAGTGTTCCTATACTGGACTGCAGCTTTGCCCATCCCACTCCTACCCCGCCCAGGTCCCAGGGGACGAGCAGACACCTGAGGCAGGTGTGGAGGTTCTTCCCTGGCACTTGACTGGGATTTGTGGTTCAGGAGCTTGAGTCCCAGAACACTCTTTGTGCTTAATGGTCTGCGGTGGACTTTTTTCACTCCATGAATTCTCAGATTGCTTCTGGAGCTCATGCAAGCACTTAGCTCCTGTAGCACTCCTAATAAAGCCTTAAAAAGCCATCTTGATAGATAGAGACAGGCAGGATTTATCCTACACCCCCCAGCAATCCTTCAGGGGAATGCAAGGATCACATTTGTCTCGGTGCAGGCTTTGCCCTGCTCCCTGGAGAATTGCAGGCAAAGCTTCactccctgggtgctgccatCAGCTGCATCCCgtgctggggagggctggaAGCCAGTagggccctggggacacccagggagcccagggctggtgctgccctTCCCGTACCTCATCCATCacacctgcagccccctccctccAGCAAGAACACTCCAgcccaacccagcccagcccagcccccggccccggcaCAAACGGAGGCGTTGCTGCagcaaaagaatatttttttttttattgatggTACACAGGCACGGCTGACAGCTTATCTGTACTTCTCAGCCAGCACGCTGGCCACGGCCGACATGAACTTGTCGACGGCAGAGTGCACCTCGGGGCTGTAGTCCTTACCCAGGCGGGTAGCCAGCGCCACCTGCAAGCACTGCGACAGGAACTGCAAGGAAAAACGGGGCTTAGCACcaatgtccccatccctgtcccacaccCGTGTCCACCCTCCCgcatcccctgccctccctcccctgtCTTTCATCCGCCAGCTCCCATCCCGATCCCTgtgccccattccctgtccctcagtCCCCATTCCGCATCCCCTGCTTCCTGTCCCCCCATTctgatccctgtccccattccccattccccatctccCATTCCCCCTGCCTGCCTTGAAGTTGACGGGGTCCACACGCAGGTTGTAGGCGTGCAGGTTGCTGAGCTCAGACAGAGCCTGGCTGAGGTTGTCTATGTTCTTGATGGCAGTGCTCAGGGCAGCCACCACCTTCTTGCCATGGCCACGGACCTGGTCAGAGCCCGGGGACAGGTCGAAGTGGGGGAAGTAGGTCTTGGTCGGGGGGTAGGAGCAGAACATCCTGGCAGAGTGGGACAGTCAGTGGTGCTGATCCCAGCTGGCCCCACCACTCCGGCCCCTCTGTGGGGCTCCCACCctcttgtcccctgtcccatgGGGTCCCCAGGTCTGTACCTCGTCAGGGCCTCGGCTCCGATTTCCTCCTCGGCGCCGCCCAGCTTGCCCCACATCTGCTGGATCAGCTTCTTGTCCTCGGCGGTCAGCATGGTGGCGGCTGCAGGAGTGGCCAGGGAttggtggcagcagcactgcagggacgCCTTTTATAGCTGCTGGCACCTCCACCCAGCCTTATCTTATCACACTGAGGGGCGGGGGGATGGCCAGGCCCTGGGAgcggctgcagcactgcctggggggCCCCAGATGCCTCAGGGGGGCCCGACCCTAAGGAGGCCCCTGGGGGCCCCAGtggcctgtcctgccccactGCACCAGCCCAACACCACAATGGGGCAGGGGGCAGCACCTTACCAGGCTGCCTtgtggacagcagcagccccaggcgtGTCCCAGGGGTGCCACAGCCTTGTCCACCCTGGCTGGCATGTCCTCAATGTTGTTAGTGTGATCCATTATTCTCCATGGATGGGCCGGGGTCCTCCTTGGCTCTGTGGGTGTTGGGGTAGGTCCCACAAgtgtcccatgtcccctccAGACTTTGGCAcatccagcccctctctgccccaAGAGCCCCATGGTCTCTGAGTAGGGGCCATGGACAGGCCTTCCCAGAGAATCCAGGTAGGGAACAGCCTTCTCTTTGGGTTCACAGTCTTCCCAAAGTCCATCCTGTGATGCTTGTCATTCTTGGACTCCTTCCCACCCCAATGTGTGCTCCTGACTCTCCCCATAAATGCTGGGAAATTCCTCAGACCCCATGGTGTCTGGTCATACAATAACAGAATGTTAGAATAATCAAATTATTCATGTTGGAAAAGGTGTCTAGGATCCTTGAGCCCAACCATTCCCCAAGGCCAGCCCTAAACCAGGTCCCCAGgagccacatctacacatctgctaaatccctccagggacagggactccaccactgccctggacagcctgtgccagtgcctgaaAAGGCTTCCAGtggagaaatttttcctaatatccaacctaagcctctcctggcacaacctgaggccatttcctctgaCTCTCACACCCTTCTgtcagcctctgcaggaaggagtTGGTGCAAACACAGGGTAAGGGACACACCAGATGCTGACCTAGCACATAAGTCATGGATTTAAACCTCCAGGTTACCTGACACCAGTGGATACAGAATGCTTTAAAAGCTGCTGTGGTGACATTTAGATGTTTGGAGCCATTTGATGGCCTGAGAGCTTCCACATCATGTCACCCTGGttttttctaagccttctgatgttgacattcttgtagtgaactttctcacacactttctgtaaataactcattgttttgcatttctttatgcaagaggagagagttgatggactgttggttcgtccagtgtcattggagaggtggcactgtcaccctccaatccgcTGTCACTTTTGTAGAACTATAAAtattggagtcagaaaataaacttcccttttttccttcaccttgagaacgGTGgtgagcttgtgttctttcatgtcctatagtgacaaCATCACATTTCTCCCCCATGCACAAACACAGTCCCTAAATCCCAGGGATGAGATGAGGATGGCCACGTGCAGTGCTGGCTCAGGGTGGCCATCAGAGCAGGCTGAAGGCTTTGCCCCCACTGTTTCATGCCACAAGTCTCTGAGGCAGGAGCTGACATGGTCCTGTGCTTCAGGTTTTTGGCCAGACTGCCCCAGTAAAAGGCTGATGTTCCAGATTTTGTGTGAGCAGCATTTGCACAGCATCAAGCCTGTCCCTGCTTCTCACTCTGCCTCCACCCAGGGAATAGATTTTGAGGTGctgggagaggacacagccaggCAGATAGGCCCAACTAATCAAAGAGTTATTTCATACCATATAACACCCTGCTCAGCAatcaaagggaaaagaaggggTCTGAGGGAGTTTTAGGGGGGTTATTTATGGTTTTTGCTCATGAACTGGCTGAACAACAGCCTACCTGTGGGATGTGGTGAGTGCCTTTGCATCccctgttttgttttattcccTGTGCTTCCACTTAGTCTTCACTTACTAAACaattatttctgtgtgtttatttgATCTTGACCCCcaatttttattgcttttatctTCCTTTGCCCTTCACCTCCTCCCACTGAGGTGAGTGGGCAGCTGGGGTGCAGTGGCTGCACAGTGGGGTTATCCCACAGAAGAAACACATCAGATACCACACCCCTACTCCACGGAGAGAGGCACAAGGAGAGGACAATGCCCTGCATTGCAATGCAGGTTTGTTCCAACAGGCTGGGATGGGTTTTGGATGGGTCCTAGCAGGGTAAAGACTTTGCTGGTCAGTCTGGAGACAGACTGTGATGGATATACCTTGGTGAGCAGCTGCAGTCACAGGGCTTCAGCCCATTCTGGGCTTCTGCTCAATGTTATGTTGCTCCCACTGAATgtttatgttatgttatgttatgttatgttatgttatgttatgtttgTTATATGTTATGTTATCCCCACTGAATTGGCACATGAATGTTCATTAGTATATGAATTAGTACATGAGTTTATAAAGTTTAATATTCCCCCTCTATATTTTGTATACATTTCAGAACACCCCTGCCTGAACAGTCAGGTGTGGGCACAACATACTGAGAAGAAAGCACAGAGACCATAGCTCACATTTGAATTATTTATTGGGTTTTGCAGATGActgagcccctgcagcagggatttAAAGAGCTGCTGAGGAAGGGGTGATatcccagagcctggcagcagggctgggctgtggatGGGCCTCCCTCACCCTCTGTTGAGGTGATTTATCTGTACTTTTCTGTCAGAACAGAGGAAATATTGGACAGGAACTTGTCCCACGCAGCATGAACTTCTGGGGTGAAGTCACTGGGGTAGTGGGCAGCCACGGAGCACAGGATACAGTGGGAAAGCAGCTGTAAGGGAAAGCAGCATGAAATCCATCACAGTGAGTGCCAGGTATCAGTGTAGGGGTCTGCAATGGACCTTGGGCCCAGTGTGCC from Ammospiza caudacuta isolate bAmmCau1 chromosome 17, bAmmCau1.pri, whole genome shotgun sequence encodes the following:
- the LOC131565397 gene encoding hemoglobin subunit alpha-D; the protein is MLTAEDKKLIQQMWGKLGGAEEEIGAEALTRMFCSYPPTKTYFPHFDLSPGSDQVRGHGKKVVAALSTAIKNIDNLSQALSELSNLHAYNLRVDPVNFKFLSQCLQVALATRLGKDYSPEVHSAVDKFMSAVASVLAEKYR
- the LOC131565395 gene encoding hemoglobin subunit alpha-A, whose amino-acid sequence is MVLSAADKTNVKGVFAKIGGQADEYGADALERMFATYPATKTYFPHFDLGKGSAQVKGHGKKVAGALVEAVNHIDDLAGALSKLSDLHAQKLRVDPVNFKLLGQCFLVTVATRNPGLLTPEVHASLDKFLCAVGTVLTAKYR